The Mangifera indica cultivar Alphonso chromosome 8, CATAS_Mindica_2.1, whole genome shotgun sequence genome has a window encoding:
- the LOC123224513 gene encoding secretory carrier-associated membrane protein 4-like encodes MHRHHDPNPFDEEEVVNPFSNGAAAPGLGSHIPHLASEPVGFGQKYDATVDIPLDNMSDSKKKEKELASWEADLKKREKEIKRREEAVSKAGDIPTDDRNWPPFFPIIHHDISKEIPVHAQRLQYLAFASWLGIVLCLVFNIVAVIVCWIRGGGVKIFFLATIYALLGCPLSYVLWYRPLYRAMRTDSALKFGWFFLFYMIHILFCIFAAIAPPVVFQGKSLTGILAAIDVISDSVLAGIFYFVGFGLFCLESLLSLWVIQKIYMFFRGSK; translated from the exons ATGCATCGCCACCACGATCCCAATCCCTTCGATGAAGAAGAAGTAGTCAATCCGTTTTCG AACGGTGCGGCTGCTCCTGGATTGGGGTCACACATTCCTCATTTGGCTTCTGAACCTGTGGGATTCGGGCAGAAATACGATGCCACAGTTGATATTCCGCTCGATAATATGAGT GATtctaagaaaaaagagaaagagctTGCATCATGGGAAGCTGATCTTAAAAAGAGGGAAAAG gAAATAAAACGAAGAGAGGAAGCTGTTTCTAAAG CGGGTGATATCCCCACAGATGATAGAAATTGGCCACCATTTTTTCCAATTATTCATCATGACATTTCGAAAGAGATACCAGTTCATGCTCAGAGGCTGCAGTATCTTGCTTTTGCAAGTTGGTTAG GTATAGTTCTTTGTCTTGTATTCAACATTGTTGCAGTGATAGTCTGTTGGATTAGAGGCGGGG gtgtcaaaatttttttccttgcaACCATCTATGCTCTGCTTGGATGCCCCCTTTCATATGTTCTTTGGTACAGGCCTCTTTATAGAGCAATGAG GACAGATAGTGCCTTGAAATTTGGTTGGTTTTTCTTGTTCTACATG ATCCACATCTTGTTTTGCATATTTGCTGCTATTGCTCCTCCTGTTGTCTTTCAAGGGAAGTCATTGAC GGGCATTCTGGCGGCAATTGATGTCATCTCTGACAGTGTTTTGGCTGGG ATTTTCTACTTTGTTGGATTTGGCCTGTTTTGCTTAGAGTCACTTCTGAGTCTCTGGGTTATTCAG aaaatttatatgtttttccGGGGGAGCAAGTGa